A window of the Polaribacter sp. HaHaR_3_91 genome harbors these coding sequences:
- a CDS encoding DUF1572 family protein — MKTEYINSVKKQFEYYKSVGEKTFDQLEEKYLFWQFNEDSNSIAIIVNHLWGNMKSRWNDFLTSDGEKEWRKRDLEFESVIKTKNELLEKWNDGWKCLFDALDSVNEDNFETKVYIRNQEHSILEAINRQFAHYPYHIGQIVYIGKMIKGNEWKSLTIPKGKSNEFNKDKFSKGKHKGHFSDDLKN; from the coding sequence ATGAAAACCGAATATATAAATAGTGTTAAAAAGCAATTTGAATATTACAAATCTGTCGGAGAAAAAACATTTGACCAATTAGAGGAAAAATACCTTTTTTGGCAGTTTAACGAAGACTCAAACTCAATTGCAATAATCGTAAACCACCTTTGGGGAAATATGAAATCTCGCTGGAACGATTTTTTGACCTCTGACGGAGAAAAAGAATGGCGGAAAAGAGATTTGGAATTTGAATCGGTGATAAAAACTAAAAATGAATTGCTTGAAAAATGGAATGACGGATGGAAATGTCTGTTCGATGCGTTAGACTCTGTGAACGAAGATAATTTTGAAACAAAAGTTTATATCAGAAATCAGGAACACTCAATTTTGGAAGCTATAAATCGACAATTTGCTCATTATCCTTATCATATCGGGCAGATTGTTTACATAGGAAAAATGATTAAAGGAAACGAATGGAAAAGTTTGACTATCCCGAAAGGAAAATCAAATGAATTTAACAAAGACAAATTTTCAAAAGGGAAACATAAGGGACATTTCTCTGATGACTTAAAAAATTAA
- a CDS encoding DUF4870 domain-containing protein, with the protein MKEDKQLLVLTHLSQLLDFVTGIGGFIVPLILWITKKDEIFGMDAHGKAILNFRISMFIYILICIPLIFLFGLGILGFIVIGIFYLIFPIINAIKVNNNEAPNYPLSITFIK; encoded by the coding sequence ATGAAAGAAGATAAACAGCTATTAGTACTTACACATTTAAGTCAATTATTAGATTTTGTAACCGGCATTGGAGGCTTTATAGTTCCTTTAATTTTATGGATCACAAAAAAGGATGAAATCTTTGGAATGGATGCACACGGAAAAGCAATTCTTAATTTTAGAATCTCTATGTTTATTTATATCTTAATTTGTATTCCCTTAATTTTTCTTTTCGGATTAGGAATTTTAGGGTTCATTGTAATCGGGATTTTCTATTTAATTTTTCCAATTATAAATGCCATAAAAGTAAATAATAATGAAGCTCCAAATTATCCTTTGAGCATTACATTTATAAAATAG
- the dnaX gene encoding DNA polymerase III subunit gamma/tau has product MEHFIVSARKYRPQVFADVVGQQAITNTLEKAIKNNHLAQALLFTGPRGVGKTSCARILAKNINQQDAEVSADEDFAFNIFELDAASNNSVDDIRSLTDQVRIPPQTGKYKVYIIDEVHMLSQAAFNAFLKTLEEPPAHAIFILATTEKHKIIPTILSRCQIFDFKRIGVLDAKNYLKVICEKENITAEDDALHIIAQKADGAMRDALSIFDRVVSFSGNNLTREAVTENLNVLDYETYFNMTDLMLTNKIPQVLNAFNTILAKGFEGHHFINGLASHFRDLLVAKDKATLELLEVGDAAKKKYLEQATKASIPFLMQSIEKANQCDLNYRASKNQRLLVELTIMQIASITFDGEKKKKPANYIIPATFFQALSPAVKEAAKLVEKKTEKPVIAQAPKVEPPKPRIKPILKSVGRRASSLSLKSIHEKKVEKKAVVEENFDNHPKDFFTEEALQTLWKEYVALLIQKGERSMASIVGTDAPQLGKNYKISFSVPNKLMEEQFKKGRSELINFLRKKLNNYGISLDVRLNETIEKKFAYTPQEKYNKMKEINPLIDKLRQAFELDM; this is encoded by the coding sequence ATGGAGCATTTTATAGTTTCTGCGCGTAAATATCGTCCACAAGTTTTTGCGGATGTTGTTGGGCAACAAGCCATTACAAACACGTTAGAAAAGGCTATAAAAAACAATCATCTGGCGCAAGCCTTGTTGTTTACAGGTCCACGTGGAGTTGGTAAAACTTCTTGTGCTAGAATATTGGCTAAAAACATTAATCAACAAGATGCAGAAGTTTCTGCAGATGAAGATTTTGCTTTTAATATTTTTGAGCTGGATGCTGCTTCTAACAACTCTGTTGATGATATTAGAAGTTTAACAGACCAAGTTCGTATTCCGCCACAAACCGGTAAATATAAAGTATATATTATAGATGAGGTACACATGTTATCTCAGGCAGCTTTTAATGCTTTTTTAAAGACGTTAGAAGAACCACCTGCACATGCTATTTTTATTTTAGCAACTACAGAAAAGCATAAAATTATACCGACAATTTTATCTCGTTGTCAGATTTTCGATTTTAAAAGAATTGGTGTTTTAGACGCTAAAAATTACCTAAAAGTAATTTGTGAAAAAGAAAATATTACGGCAGAAGATGATGCTTTGCATATTATCGCTCAAAAAGCGGATGGCGCAATGCGTGATGCTTTGTCTATTTTTGATAGAGTTGTTAGTTTTTCAGGAAACAATTTAACTCGTGAAGCTGTTACCGAAAACCTGAATGTATTAGACTACGAAACGTATTTTAATATGACAGATTTAATGTTAACCAACAAAATACCACAAGTATTAAATGCTTTTAATACTATTTTAGCAAAGGGTTTTGAAGGACATCATTTTATAAACGGATTGGCAAGTCATTTTAGAGATTTACTAGTTGCTAAAGACAAAGCTACTTTAGAATTGTTAGAAGTTGGTGATGCTGCTAAAAAGAAATACTTAGAACAAGCCACCAAGGCAAGCATTCCGTTTTTAATGCAATCTATAGAAAAAGCAAATCAGTGTGATTTGAATTATAGAGCAAGTAAAAATCAGCGACTGCTGGTAGAATTAACCATTATGCAAATTGCCTCTATCACTTTTGATGGAGAAAAAAAAAAAAAACCAGCTAACTACATAATTCCCGCTACATTTTTTCAGGCACTTTCTCCTGCTGTAAAAGAGGCTGCAAAACTGGTTGAGAAAAAAACTGAAAAACCTGTTATTGCACAAGCTCCAAAGGTTGAACCACCTAAACCTAGAATAAAACCAATATTAAAATCTGTTGGTAGACGTGCATCTTCGTTATCCTTAAAAAGTATTCACGAAAAAAAGGTAGAAAAGAAAGCGGTTGTAGAAGAAAATTTCGACAACCATCCAAAAGACTTTTTTACAGAAGAAGCTTTACAGACTCTATGGAAAGAGTATGTTGCGCTGTTAATTCAAAAAGGAGAGCGTAGTATGGCTTCTATTGTAGGAACAGACGCACCACAATTAGGTAAAAACTATAAAATATCTTTTTCGGTACCTAATAAGTTAATGGAAGAGCAATTTAAGAAAGGAAGATCTGAATTGATAAATTTCTTAAGAAAAAAACTTAACAATTATGGTATCAGTCTTGATGTTCGCTTAAACGAAACCATAGAAAAGAAGTTTGCCTACACTCCGCAAGAGAAATATAATAAGATGAAAGAAATAAACCCTCTTATAGACAAACTACGTCAGGCTTTTGAGTTAGACATGTAA
- a CDS encoding mechanosensitive ion channel family protein has translation MDKITEKLEIWKDVFIKNIPNIAIAVVVLFVAYFASRGMNSIVNKTIGKKIRQKSVRDLVSRFASALTILVGLYLAMTVLKFDDTLKAIISAAGVSGIVIGLALQGTLSNTISGVVLSFRQNLNIGNWVETNGYSGEVIDINLNYFVIKEADNNMVVIPNKTILESPFKNYSLTTKMRISIECGVEYGADLEKVQALTKEVIGSNFSQNELGKNVEFYFTEFGDSSINFLCRFWIDSTNALEKLKAKSDAIIKIKQAFDKENISIPFPMRTLEILPNQRLDIKNIVDKEQS, from the coding sequence ATGGATAAAATAACTGAAAAACTAGAGATCTGGAAAGATGTCTTTATCAAAAATATTCCCAATATTGCTATTGCAGTAGTTGTACTATTTGTAGCCTATTTTGCTTCAAGAGGAATGAATTCTATTGTAAACAAAACGATAGGAAAAAAAATAAGACAAAAATCTGTTAGAGATTTAGTTTCTAGATTTGCCTCTGCCCTAACTATTTTAGTAGGTCTATATTTGGCAATGACCGTATTAAAATTTGATGACACCCTAAAAGCCATTATTTCTGCTGCTGGTGTGTCTGGTATTGTAATTGGTTTGGCATTGCAAGGTACATTGTCTAACACCATTTCTGGTGTTGTTTTATCCTTTAGGCAAAACTTAAATATTGGTAACTGGGTAGAGACCAATGGCTATTCTGGCGAAGTAATAGATATTAATTTAAATTACTTTGTTATTAAAGAGGCAGATAATAATATGGTTGTTATACCCAATAAAACTATTTTAGAAAGCCCTTTTAAAAACTATTCTTTAACTACCAAAATGAGAATTTCTATAGAATGTGGTGTAGAATATGGTGCGGATTTAGAAAAAGTGCAAGCTTTAACAAAAGAAGTGATTGGCTCTAATTTTAGTCAGAATGAATTGGGTAAAAATGTAGAATTTTACTTCACTGAATTTGGAGACAGTTCTATTAATTTTTTATGTAGATTTTGGATAGATTCTACAAATGCATTAGAAAAACTAAAAGCCAAGAGCGACGCTATTATAAAAATTAAGCAAGCTTTTGATAAAGAAAATATTAGTATCCCGTTCCCTATGAGAACATTAGAGATATTACCAAATCAAAGGTTAGACATCAAGAATATTGTTGATAAAGAGCAATCTTAA
- a CDS encoding DUF4268 domain-containing protein — MFSKEESALLRKDFWTSFGKSFPRKWLLYNTKIKGFSFKFVAERKQAMVCLDIEHPDELVNLLYYDQMLSLKTLLETELPEVIFNDEFELESGKIIHRIYVPFEGKFSVYNKNSWRDCFEFYMETMPKFELFFYEYEDIIKNI; from the coding sequence ATGTTCTCTAAAGAAGAATCAGCACTTTTACGAAAAGATTTTTGGACTAGTTTTGGGAAATCTTTCCCTAGAAAATGGTTATTATACAACACTAAAATTAAAGGTTTCTCTTTTAAATTTGTTGCCGAAAGAAAACAAGCTATGGTTTGTTTAGACATTGAGCACCCAGATGAATTGGTAAACCTGCTGTATTATGACCAAATGTTATCTTTAAAAACGTTGCTAGAAACTGAATTACCAGAGGTGATTTTTAACGATGAATTTGAGCTAGAAAGTGGTAAAATAATTCATAGAATTTATGTTCCTTTTGAAGGAAAATTTAGCGTTTATAATAAAAATTCTTGGAGAGATTGTTTTGAATTTTACATGGAAACCATGCCTAAATTCGAGCTCTTTTTTTACGAATATGAAGATATTATAAAGAACATTTAA
- the msrA gene encoding peptide-methionine (S)-S-oxide reductase MsrA — MNILKPVTFLSLSILLISCFGFTDKKETQTETKASYTAKENTKVAYFASGCFWCVEAIFESVSGVEEAVSGYAGGHTLDPTYKSIGTGKTGHSETVAVYYNPEKVSFETLVTVFFGSQDPTTKNGQHPDYGTQYRSIAFYETAAEKAIIEKMIEKLNAEVYNGKIATEVTKLKKFYKAEEYHQDFEHRNPNQGYIKAVSIPRLNKFKKRFPALLKTNKH, encoded by the coding sequence ATGAATATTTTAAAGCCTGTTACCTTTCTAAGTTTATCAATATTATTAATTTCTTGTTTCGGTTTTACTGATAAAAAAGAAACTCAAACTGAAACCAAAGCAAGTTATACTGCTAAAGAAAATACCAAAGTCGCCTATTTTGCAAGTGGCTGTTTTTGGTGTGTAGAAGCTATTTTTGAAAGTGTAAGTGGAGTAGAAGAAGCTGTTTCTGGTTATGCTGGCGGACATACGTTAGACCCAACATATAAAAGTATTGGAACCGGTAAAACAGGACATTCAGAAACTGTAGCCGTGTATTACAACCCCGAAAAAGTTTCTTTTGAAACGTTAGTTACCGTGTTTTTTGGTTCTCAAGATCCAACAACAAAAAATGGACAGCATCCAGATTACGGAACACAATATAGGTCTATTGCTTTTTATGAAACGGCAGCAGAAAAGGCAATTATAGAAAAAATGATTGAAAAATTAAATGCAGAAGTGTACAATGGTAAAATAGCAACCGAAGTTACCAAGCTTAAAAAATTCTACAAAGCAGAAGAATACCACCAAGATTTTGAACATAGAAATCCGAATCAAGGGTATATAAAAGCGGTTTCTATACCAAGATTAAATAAATTTAAAAAAAGGTTTCCAGCGTTGTTGAAGACAAATAAACATTAA
- a CDS encoding tRNA-(ms[2]io[6]A)-hydroxylase — protein MLGLQFETETSWAEIAKDNLQQILTDHAFLEQKAASNAVSIIINYSEETELVKEMSNIAIEEMQHFKMVHLLMVKRGMVLGREQKNDYAIRLQKFFKKTGDRTDALIQRLLVAALIEARSCERFKVFSENMEDEELSKFYNNLMISEAGHYTTFLQFARQYQDKEIVNEKWNALLAFEAELMKERGNTAKIHG, from the coding sequence ATGTTAGGATTACAATTTGAAACCGAAACTTCTTGGGCAGAAATAGCCAAAGACAATTTACAGCAAATACTTACAGACCATGCATTTTTAGAGCAAAAAGCAGCTTCCAATGCCGTTTCTATTATTATTAATTATTCTGAAGAGACAGAGTTGGTAAAGGAAATGAGCAATATTGCTATTGAAGAAATGCAACACTTTAAAATGGTGCATTTATTAATGGTAAAACGCGGAATGGTTTTGGGACGTGAGCAAAAGAATGATTATGCTATCCGATTGCAAAAATTCTTTAAAAAGACAGGAGACAGAACCGATGCTTTAATTCAGCGTTTGTTAGTTGCTGCCCTAATTGAAGCAAGAAGTTGCGAGCGTTTTAAAGTCTTTTCTGAAAATATGGAAGATGAAGAATTGTCTAAATTCTACAATAACTTAATGATTTCTGAAGCAGGACATTATACTACTTTTTTACAGTTTGCACGTCAATACCAAGACAAAGAGATTGTTAACGAAAAATGGAATGCCTTATTAGCTTTTGAAGCAGAATTAATGAAAGAACGTGGTAATACAGCTAAAATACACGGATAA
- a CDS encoding WG repeat-containing protein — protein sequence MKIGTITITFLLLVNSVYSQKEVVANDFGKNYNGVSFGILKNDGFALVDTLGNVTAEKITFKKYDKNLTTFSFYEGVTYDFDNNTKLYRLIDFNKNPITEYKFKEIKPFITDNTWAITNDDKEVFIDLKGNIICDYNQKEINKQLGLNELSSSMKVFEAMSSKNVEMFYDGLKQIKNRKTKKIGFLNKSNKIVITPEYDKSSNFSNGLVAVCKLSGNYYLWGFIDSKNNEKISFKYTQKPGDFHSNRAIVTNKERKKGYIDSNGELIIPAKYDDVTDFYKGFALVKDSYYSSDVKLIDINGKIINSFDKEIEVKATKSNLISLVNEQKTIAVLRSNRKTVIINSKKEIVSKQFAKIINLINGKAFAINYDSKGISEKGLINTKGEFIVKIIKSEF from the coding sequence ATGAAAATAGGAACTATTACAATTACTTTTTTATTATTAGTCAATTCTGTTTATTCTCAAAAAGAAGTTGTAGCAAATGATTTTGGGAAAAACTATAATGGAGTATCTTTTGGAATATTAAAAAATGATGGGTTTGCATTAGTTGATACTCTTGGAAACGTTACAGCTGAAAAGATCACATTTAAAAAATACGATAAGAATTTAACAACCTTCAGTTTTTATGAAGGTGTTACTTATGATTTTGACAATAATACGAAACTATATAGATTAATTGATTTTAACAAAAATCCAATTACCGAGTATAAATTTAAAGAAATAAAACCTTTCATTACTGATAATACTTGGGCAATTACGAATGACGATAAAGAAGTATTTATTGACTTAAAAGGAAACATAATATGTGATTACAACCAAAAGGAAATAAATAAACAATTAGGTTTAAATGAATTGTCTTCAAGTATGAAAGTCTTTGAAGCAATGAGCAGTAAGAACGTTGAAATGTTTTATGATGGATTAAAACAAATTAAGAATCGAAAAACTAAAAAAATAGGCTTTTTAAATAAATCTAATAAAATTGTAATTACACCAGAATATGACAAATCTTCAAATTTTTCTAATGGATTAGTTGCAGTTTGTAAATTATCAGGAAACTATTATTTATGGGGATTTATTGACTCAAAAAATAATGAAAAAATCTCTTTTAAATATACCCAAAAACCTGGTGATTTTCATTCTAACAGAGCTATTGTTACAAATAAAGAAAGGAAAAAAGGCTATATTGATAGTAATGGAGAATTAATTATTCCTGCAAAATATGATGATGTAACTGATTTTTATAAAGGCTTTGCTTTAGTGAAAGACAGTTATTATTCTTCAGATGTCAAATTAATTGACATAAATGGTAAAATTATCAATTCATTTGATAAAGAAATTGAAGTAAAAGCTACTAAATCAAATTTAATTTCTTTAGTTAATGAACAAAAAACGATTGCAGTATTAAGGTCTAATAGAAAAACAGTAATTATAAATTCTAAAAAGGAAATTGTAAGTAAACAGTTTGCCAAAATAATAAACTTAATAAATGGAAAAGCTTTTGCAATAAACTATGATTCTAAAGGAATTAGTGAAAAAGGGTTAATAAACACAAAAGGAGAATTTATAGTTAAAATAATAAAATCTGAATTCTAA
- the mnmE gene encoding tRNA uridine-5-carboxymethylaminomethyl(34) synthesis GTPase MnmE codes for MIKNDTIIALATPAGVGAISVIRLSGENAITIVDSFFRSIKKGKTLKNQKTHTIHLGHIVQNEILIDEVLVSVFKNPNSYTGENVVEISCHGSSFIQQEIIQLFLQNGCRMADNGEFTMRAFLNGKMDLSQAEAVADVIASNSAASHQMAIQQMRGGITNELKDLRVQLLDFAALIELELDFSGEDVEFADRTKFKELVAKITFVLKRLIDSFSFGNAMKNGIPVAIIGEPNVGKSTLLNTLLNEEKAIVSDIAGTTRDAIEDEMIIDGVAFRFIDTAGIRETEDVVESIGIKKAYEKAENAQLIIFLIDSNKYAYASEEFLEEIETIKTRFPNKRLLVIANKVDTLSCSDSSILQSEIDNLILLSAKNKTGIEELKNELTSLVNIGALSNNETIVTNSRHFEALNNALIAISSVQEGIDLEISTDLFSIDIRECLRHLGNITGEYDVDKDILGHIFGNFCIGK; via the coding sequence ATGATTAAAAACGATACTATTATTGCTTTGGCAACTCCTGCTGGTGTTGGTGCAATTTCTGTGATTAGACTTTCTGGCGAAAATGCCATTACTATTGTTGATTCTTTTTTTAGATCGATTAAAAAAGGTAAAACACTGAAAAACCAGAAAACACATACCATTCATTTAGGGCATATTGTACAAAACGAAATCCTTATTGATGAAGTTTTAGTATCTGTTTTTAAGAATCCTAATTCTTATACAGGAGAGAATGTAGTTGAAATCTCTTGTCATGGTTCTAGCTTTATTCAGCAAGAAATTATTCAGTTATTTTTACAGAATGGTTGTAGAATGGCTGATAACGGTGAATTTACCATGCGTGCTTTTTTAAACGGTAAGATGGATTTAAGTCAGGCAGAAGCTGTTGCCGATGTTATTGCCTCTAACTCTGCTGCTAGCCATCAAATGGCAATTCAACAAATGCGAGGAGGAATTACAAATGAATTGAAAGACTTGCGTGTTCAGTTGTTAGATTTTGCTGCTTTAATTGAGTTAGAACTCGATTTTTCTGGTGAAGATGTAGAATTTGCTGATAGAACGAAGTTTAAAGAATTGGTTGCTAAAATCACTTTTGTTCTAAAGCGTTTAATTGATAGCTTTTCTTTTGGAAACGCCATGAAAAACGGAATTCCGGTTGCTATTATTGGAGAACCAAACGTAGGAAAATCTACTTTATTAAATACACTTTTAAACGAAGAAAAAGCCATTGTTTCTGATATTGCTGGTACAACACGTGATGCTATTGAAGATGAAATGATTATTGATGGTGTTGCTTTTAGGTTTATTGATACTGCAGGAATTAGAGAAACGGAAGATGTTGTAGAAAGTATCGGGATTAAAAAAGCGTACGAGAAAGCAGAGAATGCCCAATTGATTATTTTCTTAATTGACTCAAATAAATACGCGTATGCTAGTGAAGAGTTTTTAGAAGAAATAGAAACTATAAAAACACGCTTCCCTAACAAGCGCTTATTAGTGATTGCTAATAAAGTTGATACTTTATCTTGTAGCGATTCTTCTATTTTACAGTCTGAAATTGATAATTTAATTCTACTTTCTGCTAAAAACAAAACCGGAATTGAAGAACTAAAAAACGAACTAACTTCTTTGGTTAATATTGGTGCTTTAAGTAACAATGAAACGATTGTTACAAATTCGCGACATTTTGAGGCGCTGAACAATGCTTTAATCGCAATTTCTTCTGTGCAAGAAGGTATCGATCTAGAAATTTCTACTGATTTGTTTTCTATCGATATTAGAGAGTGTTTGCGTCACCTTGGCAATATTACCGGTGAATATGATGTTGATAAAGATATTTTAGGGCATATTTTCGGGAACTTTTGTATCGGGAAATAG
- a CDS encoding Dps family protein has protein sequence MNYLNIDKDKALPVVSELNVLLADYQVYYQKLRNFHWNVLGKNFFELHNQFEDMYNDTKLKIDDIAERIVTLKYHPISKLSDYIEVSNVKESSPLLTDVEMVNILKNDQNIILTQLSKVIKKANEVEDEGTADLIGAYIRELEKSSWMLNAWSKNTSDVLDSSFVE, from the coding sequence ATGAATTACTTAAATATTGACAAAGACAAAGCATTACCAGTAGTATCAGAATTAAATGTACTGTTGGCAGATTACCAAGTGTATTATCAGAAATTAAGAAATTTTCATTGGAATGTTTTAGGTAAAAACTTTTTTGAATTACACAATCAATTTGAAGACATGTATAATGATACAAAACTTAAAATTGATGATATTGCAGAAAGAATAGTCACCTTAAAATACCACCCAATTAGTAAATTGTCTGATTACATAGAAGTTTCTAACGTTAAAGAATCTAGTCCATTATTAACTGATGTTGAAATGGTAAACATTTTAAAAAACGATCAAAATATAATTTTAACACAACTTTCTAAAGTAATAAAGAAAGCCAATGAGGTCGAAGATGAAGGTACGGCAGATTTAATTGGAGCATACATTAGAGAGCTAGAAAAATCTTCTTGGATGCTGAATGCATGGTCTAAAAACACGAGTGACGTATTGGACAGTAGTTTTGTAGAATAA
- a CDS encoding sodium:proton antiporter, with translation MIELAGIIILGILAQWVAWKFKIPAILPLILIGLLVGPIAAEFLSEDGTKWIEPVWNGKKGLFPGDSLYYFVSLAISIILFEGGLTLKRSEIKNVGPVITKLITIGSTITFFGAGMVAHYVFDLSWELSFLFSGLIIVTGPTVITPILRNIPLKKDISTVLKWEGILIDPIGALVAVLVFEFISVGGGSGFTKTALLEFGKILLFGTTFGFTFAHALAYAINKKMIPHYLLNVVSLSTVLLVFIESEVFAHESGLLAVVVMGMVLGNGKLSNLKELLYFKESLSVLLISILFILLAANINMEDLLLLYTWKTVTLFAAVVFVIRPLAVFVSTRNSKLKFNEKLFISWVGPRGIVAAGIASLFGSKLLKQGVEGAEYITPLVFMIVLGTVLFNATTARLFAKMVGVFLKRSDAILIIGASSPARLIAKYLKDNDKRVILIDSNKNFIQKSLKAGLEAIEIDIYNQDLTDNIELNDVGYLIAMTGSEAVNKYAIESFSNNFGEQGSYRLATSEEIKNPNLSIEQQQILFNPKGDYINLSEAFRENPKIYEVEINTEEEYKTMVSRLFNEFKSVLLFIRKDDKLYLIPEFEKTELTKEGCTLIYLGKNV, from the coding sequence ATGATAGAATTAGCAGGTATAATTATTTTAGGAATATTAGCACAATGGGTAGCATGGAAATTTAAAATCCCAGCAATATTACCTTTAATTTTAATTGGTTTACTAGTAGGACCAATTGCTGCAGAGTTTTTGAGTGAAGATGGAACAAAGTGGATAGAGCCAGTCTGGAATGGGAAAAAAGGTCTTTTTCCTGGAGATAGTTTGTACTACTTTGTGTCTTTAGCTATTAGTATTATCCTTTTTGAAGGTGGCTTAACCTTAAAAAGAAGTGAAATTAAAAATGTAGGACCCGTAATTACAAAACTAATAACAATAGGTTCTACCATTACTTTTTTTGGAGCAGGAATGGTAGCGCATTATGTTTTTGATTTAAGCTGGGAACTTTCTTTTCTATTTTCGGGTTTAATTATTGTTACAGGACCTACTGTAATTACGCCAATTTTAAGAAACATTCCTCTAAAAAAAGATATTTCTACGGTTTTAAAGTGGGAAGGAATTTTAATAGATCCAATAGGTGCTTTAGTGGCGGTATTGGTTTTTGAGTTTATTAGTGTAGGTGGTGGAAGTGGTTTTACTAAAACAGCCTTATTAGAGTTTGGTAAAATATTACTTTTCGGAACCACTTTTGGGTTTACGTTTGCACATGCTTTAGCGTATGCTATCAATAAAAAAATGATACCGCATTACTTATTAAATGTAGTCTCTTTATCTACCGTTTTACTGGTGTTTATAGAGTCGGAAGTTTTTGCACATGAATCTGGTTTATTGGCAGTTGTGGTGATGGGAATGGTTTTAGGAAACGGAAAATTAAGCAACTTAAAAGAATTGCTTTATTTTAAAGAATCTTTAAGTGTTTTGTTAATTTCCATCCTATTTATTTTATTGGCTGCAAATATTAACATGGAAGATTTACTCTTGTTATATACCTGGAAAACAGTAACTCTTTTTGCTGCTGTTGTCTTTGTAATAAGACCTTTAGCTGTTTTTGTAAGTACTAGAAATTCTAAATTAAAATTCAATGAAAAACTATTTATCAGTTGGGTAGGACCTCGTGGAATTGTAGCGGCAGGTATTGCTTCTTTATTTGGGAGTAAGCTATTAAAACAAGGTGTAGAAGGAGCGGAGTATATTACGCCTTTGGTTTTTATGATTGTTTTAGGTACTGTTTTATTTAATGCCACTACAGCAAGGTTGTTTGCAAAAATGGTGGGTGTTTTTCTAAAAAGATCTGATGCTATTTTAATTATTGGAGCCTCTAGTCCTGCAAGGTTAATTGCAAAATATTTAAAAGACAATGACAAAAGGGTTATTTTGATAGACTCTAATAAAAACTTTATTCAAAAATCATTAAAGGCAGGTTTAGAAGCTATTGAAATAGATATTTACAACCAAGACTTAACGGATAACATTGAGTTAAATGATGTAGGTTATCTTATTGCTATGACGGGTAGTGAAGCGGTAAACAAATATGCTATAGAAAGTTTTTCTAATAATTTTGGAGAACAAGGTTCATATCGATTGGCAACTTCCGAAGAAATAAAAAATCCAAATTTAAGTATAGAGCAACAACAAATATTATTCAATCCAAAAGGTGATTATATTAATTTAAGTGAAGCTTTTAGAGAGAATCCTAAAATTTATGAAGTAGAAATTAATACAGAAGAAGAATACAAAACAATGGTTTCTAGGTTGTTTAATGAATTTAAATCGGTGCTTTTATTTATCAGAAAAGATGATAAATTATACCTAATCCCTGAATTTGAAAAAACAGAATTAACCAAAGAGGGTTGTACTTTAATTTACTTAGGTAAAAATGTGTAA